The Hevea brasiliensis isolate MT/VB/25A 57/8 chromosome 1, ASM3005281v1, whole genome shotgun sequence genome has a window encoding:
- the LOC110642118 gene encoding putative UDP-rhamnose:rhamnosyltransferase 1, producing the protein MSEAKKLHVALFPWLAFGHIIPFFELSKLIALKGHKISFISTPRNIQRLPKIPPNLAPLINLVSLPLPTVEHLPRNAEATTDIPSHETPYLKLAFDGLQGPLLQFLQTSTPDWIIYDFAPYWLPSILANLGISGVFYSMYGAWTLSFFGSSSSAMINGEDPRTGPEDFTVPPEWIPFPSKIAFRLHEAKQAFRNHFEVNDSGFSDVFRLGSVMGGCDVIAIRNCNELESNFSRLVGELHSKPVLPTGLLPPADFDGSRDQDDVWLTIKECLDKQNKGSVVYIAFGSESELSQPELHELALGLELSGLPFFWALRKRDNSVKLPDGFEERVKGRGIVWTSWVPQLRIMGHESVGGFLTHCGYASIIEALYFELPLIMLPISLDQGLIARIFGEKKVGIEVTKDEDGSFRREWVAESLRFVMVEKEGKPYRDGAKEMKKLIADKDVHDRYVDHFIEFMQNHRVA; encoded by the coding sequence ATGAGTGAAGCTAAAAAGCTGCATGTTGCTTTGTTTCCATGGCTAGCATTTGGTCATATAATCCCATTCTTTGAGCTCTCCAAGCTTATAGCCCTGAAAGGTCATAAAATCTCCTTTATATCCACTCCTAGAAATATCCAGCGTTTGCCAAAAATTCCTCcaaatttagcacctcttatcaattTAGTGAGCCTCCCTTTACCCACAGTTGAACATCTCCCACGGAATGCAGAGGCTACCACTGATATACCTTCCCACGAAACTCCATACCTCAAGCTTGCCTTTGACGGCCTCCAAGGCCCTCTGCTTCAGTTTTTACAAACTTCTACTCCAGATTGGATCATCTACGACTTTGCTCCGTACTGGTTACCTTCCATTTTGGCCAATCTTGGGATCTCCGGTGTCTTCTACAGTATGTACGGTGCATGGACTCTATCTTTCTTTGGATCATCATCGTCAGCCATGATTAACGGTGAGGATCCAAGGACTGGACCAGAGGATTTCACTGTGCCTCCTGAGTGGATCCCTTTTCCTTCCAAGATCGCATTTCGGCTCCATGAGGCAAAGCAAGCTTTCCGTAATCACTTTGAGGTAAACGATTCGGGTTTCTCCGATGTGTTTCGTTTAGGTTCAGTAATGGGAGGTTGTGATGTTATAGCTATACGGAACTGCAATGAGCTAGAAAGTAACTTTTCGAGGCTTGTCGGGGAGCTTCACAGCAAGCCTGTACTTCCAACAGGTTTGCTGCCGCCTGCAGACTTTGATGGCAGCAGGGACCAAGATGATGTGTGGCTTACAATAAAAGAGTGTCTAGACAAGCAGAACAAAGGTTCTGTGGTTTACATAGCATTTGGAAGCGAGTCGGAACTGAGTCAACCCGAACTACACGAATTGGCACTTGGGTTGGAGTTATCAGGGTTGCCATTCTTTTGGGCTCTAAGGAAGCGAGATAACTCGGTCAAGTTACCAGATGGGTTTGAGGAGCGAGTCAAGGGACGTGGAATAGTGTGGACGAGTTGGGTTCCTCAACTCAGAATTATGGGTCATGAATCGGTGGGAGGATTTTTGACTCACTGTGGTTATGCTTCAATTATAGAGGCACTTTACTTTGAACTTCCATTGATTATGCTGCCAATCTCTTTAGACCAAGGgttaattgcaagaatttttggagAGAAGAAGGTGGGTATAGAAGTAACAAAAGATGAAGATGGGTCTTTTAGGAGGGAATGGGTGGCCGAGTCGCTGAGGTTTGTTATGGTTGAAAAGGAAGGAAAACCCTATAGAGACGGAGCAAAGGAGATGAAGAAATTAATTGCAGATAAAGATGTTCATGATCGATATGTAGACCATTTTATTGAGTTTATGCAAAATCACCGAGTTGCTTGA